One window of the Eucalyptus grandis isolate ANBG69807.140 chromosome 6, ASM1654582v1, whole genome shotgun sequence genome contains the following:
- the LOC104450836 gene encoding spindle and kinetochore-associated protein 2, protein MAPDHHRHHQVHHHASADQLVNLFRKSDHDLTVIHHRLEREFRQIYPDDANPLKLVSRIKKVLDDVSSLKDQCQELLVAKQDLIDQARTTLVGNRSLIRKMQASVSIPLTSDSEDPAYANFNQIIDEWTKQVQSASGSEQHVADTKDLNKLLFSAIVQSS, encoded by the exons ATGGCGCCCGATCATCACCGCCACCACCAGGTCCACCACCACGCATCGGCCGATCAGCTGGTGAATCTCTTCCGCAAATCCGACCACGACCTCACCGTGATCCATCACCGGCTCGAGAGGGAGTTCCGTCAGATTTATCCCGACGAC GCGAATCCGTTGAAGCTGGTTTCCAGGATCAAGAAGGTGCTGGATGATGTGTCGTCCTTGAAAGATCAATGCCAGGAACTTCTAGTGGCCAAACAG GACTTAATTGACCAGGCACGGACAACTCTTGTTGGAAATAGAAGCTTAATCAGGAAGATGCAAGCATCTGTCTCAATTCCCTTGACGAGTGATTCTGAAGATCCCGCATATGCCAACTTTAACCAG ATTATTGATGAGTGGACAAAGCAAGTCCAATCAGCATCAG GGAGTGAACAGCATGTAGCAGACACCAAGGACTTAAACAAGTTACTTTTTTCAGCCATAGTGCAGAGTAGCTGA
- the LOC104450837 gene encoding LOW QUALITY PROTEIN: uncharacterized protein LOC104450837 (The sequence of the model RefSeq protein was modified relative to this genomic sequence to represent the inferred CDS: inserted 1 base in 1 codon), protein MLNDAGGVSISVSDDDPDEHGRARPRVRRKRRKPAXRVQAELTPRLVRFLVRYWILLVLVAAAGLLLFEASRIGRKSGPGEAEAKTKRPGGGGFGLRAVRKPSSDGNLNRLDPTTRVVGGVRNVSCLKLLPLEELQQLDIPVAEASSGPLKKVTYLLESSPSDFSRQQAAQTRFNLFTGNQTLDQREESFQVKDTVKVHCGFYSDGGGFKISEEDQTYLQSCKVVVATCAFGGGDDLYQPIGMTESSIKRVCYTAFWDEITLAAQEQEGHKVGEDGYIGKWRVVVVRNLPFMDQRLNGKIPKMLGHRLFPNAKYSIWVDSKSQFRRDPLGVLEALLWRSNSVLAISEHGARSSVYDEAKAVVKKNKATPEEVEVQLTQYHRDGLPEDKRFNGKKALAEASVIVREHTPLTNLFMCLWFNEVVRFTSRDQLSFPYVLWRLKVLKNIHMFPVCTRKDLVNSMGHIRKAKPLVS, encoded by the exons ATGCTCAACGACGCCGGCGGCGTGTCCATCTCCGTCTCCGACGACGACCCCGACGAGCACGGCCGGGCGCGGCCCCGCGTCCGGCGGAAGCGCCGGAAGCCCG TCCGCGTCCAGGCGGAGCTCACCCCGCGGCTCGTCCGGTTCCTGGTGAGGTACTGGATCCTCTTGGTCCTCGTCGCGGCCGCCGGGTTGCTCCTGTTCGAGGCGTCCAGGATCGGGAGGAAATCCGGGCCCGGGGAGGCGGAGGCGAAGACGAAGAGGCCGGGCGGCGGCGGATTCGGCTTGCGAGCCGTCAGGAAGCCGAGCTCGGACGGCAACTTGAATCGCTTGGATCCGACGACTCGAGTCGTCGGCGGCGTCAGGAACGTAA GTTGTTTGAAGCTCCTACCTCTTGAAGAACTTCAACAGTTGGATATTCCTGTGGCAGAAGCATCCAGTGGCCCCTTAAAAAAAGTGACATACTTGTTGGAGAGCTCTCCTTCGGATTTCTCTCGGCAGCAGGCTGCGCAGACGAGATTCAATCTATTCACCGGAAACCAGACTCTTGATCAGAGGGAGGAAAGTTTTCAG GTGAAAGACACCGTGAAAGTACATTGTGGATTTTACAGTGATGGTGGGGGGTTTAAGATTTCTGAAGAGGACCAGACCTACCTGCAAAGTTGCAAGGTTGTGGTGGCTACTTGTGCATTTGGTGGAGGTGATGATCTTTATCAACCTATAGGAATGACTGAGTCATCAATTAAAAGG GTTTGCTATACCGCGTTCTGGGATGAAATCACTCTTGCAGCTCAAGAACAGGAGGGGCATAAAGTTGGTGAGGATGGATACATCGGAAAATGGCGTGTGGTAGTTGTTAGGAATCTCCCATTCATGGACCAAAGATTGAATGGTAAAATTCCAAAG ATGTTGGGCCACCGTCTCTTTCCCAATGCAAAGTACTCTATATGGGTTGACTCAAAGTCCCAATTTAGGAGGGATCCTTTAGGTGTGCTAGAGGCACTACTTTGGCGGTCAAATTCAGTTCTTGCAATTTCTGAGCATGGAGCTCGTAGTAGTGTGTATGATGAGGCTAAGGCAGTTGTTAAGAAGAACAAGGCCACTCCAGAAGAAGTCGAGGTGCAGTTGACTCAATATCACCGTGATGGCCTTCCTGAAGATAAGAGATTTAATGGGAAGAAAG CATTAGCTGAGGCATCTGTAATTGTGAGGGAGCATACACCTTTGACTAATCTATTCATGTGCCTCTGGTTCAATGAGGTCGTGCGGTTCACATCAAGGGATCAGCTAAGCTTCCCATATGTGCTTTGGCGGTTGAAGGTACTCAAAAACATCCACATGTTCCCTGTATGCACCCGCAAAGATCTTGTCAACAGCATGGGCCATATACGCAAGGCCAAGCCCTTGGTCAGTTGA
- the LOC104450838 gene encoding 60S ribosomal protein L3: MSHRKFEHPRHGSLGFLPRKRAARHRGKVKAFPKDDPSKSPRLTAFLGYKAGMTHIVREVEKPGSKLHKKETCEAVTVVETPPMVIVGVVGYVKTPRGLRTLNTVWAQHLSEELRRRFYKNWCKSKKKAFTKYSKQYETEEGKKNIQAQLEKMKKYASVIRVLAHTQIRKMKGLKQKKAHLMEIQVNGGTIAQKVDYAYGFFEKQVTVDAVFQKDEMIDIIGVTKGKGYEGVVTRWGVTRLPRKTHRGLRKVACIGAWHPARVSFTVARAGQNGYHHRTEMNKKVYKIGKTSQESHTAITEFDRTEKDITPMGGFPHYGIVKDDYLMIKGCCVGPKKRVVTLRQSLLKQTSRVALEDIKLKFIDTSSKFGHGRFQTTQEKQKYYGRLKA; encoded by the exons ATGTCTCACCGGAAGTTTGAGCATCCTAGGCATGGATCCCTTGGATTTCTGCCAAGGAAGAGGGCTGCTCGCCACAGGGGAAAAG TGAAGGCTTTTCCAAAGGATGATCCTAGCAAGTCCCCCAGACTGACTGCTTTCCTGGGCTACAAGGCAGGGATGACTCATATTGTCAGAGAAGTGGAAAAGCCTGGATCAA aaCTTCACAAGAAGGAAACATGTGAAGCTGTGACTGTGGTCGAGACACCTCCTATGGTAATTGTTGGAGTTGTGGGTTACGTTAAGACTCCGCGTGGTCTGCGTACATTGAACACGGTCTGGGCTCAGCACCTGAGTGAGGAGCTGAGACGTAGATTCTACAAGAATTGGTGCAAGTCCAAGAAGAAGGCATTTACCAAATACTCAAAGCAGTATGAGACtgaggaaggaaagaagaatatCCAAGCTCAGCTTGAAAAGATGAAGAAGTATGCATCTGTGATCAGGGTTTTGGCTCACACTCAG ATTAGGAAGATGAAGGGATTGAAGCAGAAGAAGGCACACCTAATGGAGATTCAGGTTAATGGTGGTACTATTGCTCAAAAGGTGGACTATGCATATGGATTCTTTGAGAAGCAGGTTACCGTTGATGCTGTTTTCCAGAAGGATGAGATGATTGATATCATTGGTGTGACAAAAGGTAAGGGTTATGAAGGTGTTGTGACCCGTTGGGGCGTCACTCGTCTTCCCCGTAAGACTCACAGAGGTCTGCGAAAGGTGGCTTGTATCGGTGCTTGGCATCCTGCAAGAGTTTCCTTCACAGTTGCTAGAGCTGGTCAGAATGGCTACCATCACCGCACTGAAATGAACAAGAAAGTTTACAAGATCGGCAAGACTAGCCAGGAATCTCACACAGCAATTACCGAGTTTGACAG GACTGAGAAAGACATAACCCCCATGGGTGGCTTCCCTCACTATGGTATTGTGAAGGATGATTACCTTATGATCAAAGGTTGCTGTGTTGGACCTAAGAAAAGGGTTGTCACGCTGCGTCAGTCCTTGCTCAAGCAGACATCTCGTGTGGCGCTTGAAGACATCAAGCTCAAGTTCATTGACACTTCTTCAAAGTTCGGACACGGGCGATTCCAGACAACACAGGAGAAGCAGAAGTATTATGGGCGCCTGAAGGCTTAG